The Panicum hallii strain FIL2 chromosome 9, PHallii_v3.1, whole genome shotgun sequence genome has a window encoding:
- the LOC112877340 gene encoding uncharacterized protein LOC112877340, whose translation MQHHHHLPTAAASAPEPAAAAADPSPPPVPDPSSLRIHIPSSPHHALPSTPHKRPVVMTSSSSSSTPTRPSPSPFTPPRRRKVPAPAPPAGAAAARHLLRCLHLRLRILLLISLPTLYFLSPTPAILPRSLLADFLSAAAFSCALLLLLCLSLPRLPFALPLPLPLRRARRSPILWSIGSSPSASATTPTTGHFVQVYSNGDVYEGQFHRGRCTGSGVYYYYMSGRYEGDWVDGKYDGFGVETWARGSRYRGQYRQGLRHGYGVYRFYTGDVYAGEWSNGQSHGYGVHTCEDGSRYIGEFKRGVKHGLGHYHFRNGDTYAGEYFADRMHGFGVYSFANGHRYEGAWHEGRRQGLGMYSFRNGETQAGHWQNGVLDTLSTQNFIPGSPIAVNHSKVLNAVQEARRAAEKAYDIPRVDDKVNRAVAAANKAANAARVAAVKAAQKRIPSNGDDLPLSVV comes from the exons ATgcaacaccaccaccacctccccaccgccgccgcctccgcgccggagccggcggccgcggcggcggaccCCTCGCCCCCGCCGGTCCCCGATCCCTCCTCCCTCCGCATCCACATCCCGTCGAGCCCGCACCACGCGCTGCCCTCCACCCCGCACAAGCGCCCCGTCGTCatgacctcctcctcctcctcgtccaccCCCACTCGCCCCTCGCCGTCGCCCTTCACCCCGCCGCGGAGGCGCAAGgtccccgcgcccgcgccccccgcgGGGGCGGCCGCGGCCAGGCACCTCCTCCGCTGCCTGCACCTCCGCCTGCGCATCCTCCTCCTTATCTCGCTCCCCACCCTCTACTTCCTCTCCCCGACCCCCGCCATCCTCCCGCGCTCCCTTCTCGCCGACTTCCTCTCCGCCGCGGCCTTCTCCTgcgcgctcctcctcctcctctgcctctcccTGCCCCGCCTCCCCTTCGCGCTgccgctcccgctcccgctccgccgcgcgcgccgatCCCCGATCCTCTGGTCCATCGGCTCCTCGCCCTCCGCGTCCGCGACCACCCCTACTACTGGCCATTTCGTCCAGGTGTACAGCAACGGCGACGTCTACGAGGGCCAGTTCCACCGCGGCCGCTGCACGGGCAGCGGCGTCTACTACTACTACATGAGCGGGAGGTACGAGGGGGACTGGGTCGACGGCAAGTACGACGGCTTTGGCGTCGAGACCTGGGCTAGGGGGAGCCGGTACAGGGGCCAGTATCGCCAGGGGCTCAGGCATGGCTACGGCGTGTACAGGTTCTACACCGGGGATGTGTACGCCGGGGAGTGGTCCAATGGCCAGAGCCATGGGTATGGCGTGCACACCTGTGAGGATGGCAGCCGGTACATCGGAGAGTTCAAGAGGGGCGTCAAGCATGGCCTCGGCCACTACCATTTCAG GAATGGTGACACCTACGCTGGAGAGTACTTTGCTGATAGGATGCATGGCTTTGGAGTCTACAGTTTTGCCAATGGCCATAGATATGAGGGAGCATGGCATGAGGGCAGAAGACAGGGTTTAGGCATGTATAGTTTCAGGAATGGAGAGACACAAGCTGGGCACTGGCAAAATGGAGTTCTTGATACTTTAAGCACCCAGAACTTTATCCCTGGATCACCTATTGCTGTGAACCATTCCAAGGTCCTCAATGCAGTGCAG GAAGCGAGAAGAGCTGCAGAGAAGGCCTATGACATCCCAAGAGTAGATGATAAGGTGAACAGGGCCGTTGCAGCAGCTAATAAAGCAGCCAATGCAGCCAGGGTGGCTGCTGTGAAGGCTGCACAAAAGCGCATCCCCAGTAACGGCGACGATCTACCACTGTCAGTAGTGTGA
- the LOC112878273 gene encoding putative casein kinase II subunit beta-4, with amino-acid sequence MDRKRIKDALEKHLEKSSPSTSRGVVTKERERLAPPGKLSASLGKAAKVSDSEEFESDSEDSDVSGSEGEDTSWIAWFCSLRGNEFFCEIDDDYIQDDFNLCGLSNQVPYYDYALDLILDIESSNGDVFTEEQNELIESSAEMLYGLIHARYILTSKGLAAMLEKFKNYDFGRCPRVYCCGQPCLPAGQSDIPRSSTVKIYCPKCEELHYPRSKYQGNIDGAYFGTTFPHLFLMTYPHLKPQKPSQQYTPRVFGFKLHKKS; translated from the exons atGGACCGGAAGCGCATCAAGGACGCCCTCGAGAAGCACCTCGAGaagtcgtcgccgtcgacctccAGGGGCGTCGTGACCAAGGAGAGGGAGCGCCTCGCTCCTCCCGGGAAGCTGTCAGCGTCGCTCGGCAAGGCCGCGAAGGTGTCCGATAGTG AGGAATTCGAATCTGACAGTGAAGATTCTGATGTCAGTGGTTCTGAGGGCGAGGACACATCCTGGATCGCATGGTTCTGTAGCTTGCGAGGCAATGAATTCTTCTGCGAGATTGATGATGATTACATACAGGATGATTTCAACCTGTGTGGTCTGAGTAATCAAGTGCCATATTATGATTATGCACTTGATCTCATCTTAGACATTGAGtcttcaaatg GCGACGTGTTCACTGAGGAGCAAAATGAATTGATCGAGTCATCTGCAGAGATGCTGTATGGATTAATTCATGCACGATACATCTTAACAAGCAAGGGTCTAGCTGCAATG TTGGAAAAGTTCAAGAACTATGACTTTGGTAGATGCCCCAGAGTGTACTGCTGTGGTCAGCCCTGCCTTCCAGCAGGACAATCAGATATTCCTAGATCGAGCACAGTGAAAATATATTGTCCGAAATGTGAAGAACTTCACTATCCAAGATCCAAGTACCAAGGCA ACATAGATGGAGCATACTTCGGGACGACATTCCCCCATCTTTTCCTGATGACATACCCACACTTGAAGCCGCAGAAGCCGTCGCAGCAATACACCCCAAGAGTCTTCGGCTTCAAACTTCACAAGAAGTCATGA